In the Acropora muricata isolate sample 2 chromosome 10, ASM3666990v1, whole genome shotgun sequence genome, one interval contains:
- the LOC136887968 gene encoding putative leucine-rich repeat-containing protein DDB_G0281931 codes for MEKLVLFLWSVLIHGGSFKGLLHPRRDSYGFDSFEDIEGPDCLRRVTEYPSFTLDTSFTPQQEREVLLNIYARANGREWFMSSGWNDSTMSAHHCSWYGVTCHTNTSYVKTLSLPYNNLNGSLSSNIWKIRNLFSLCVPGNPGLHGNIQDLLYGNMSNLLTVILLGSSLTGNIPDDFVKMTHLQNFIGGIMKGTGFSGHLPDDIGNMTDLRLLSIPGNNFTGKIPTSISRLKRLGHLNLRNNPGMMQGNLDDLFAISSLEILYVSGVHLSGKLPHVFPENLVQIFLPGNNISGELPRGTKPPLLNLANNQLTGDIPGHWLVSGTNTSLLDLSQNKFSSINEGKPWPDNSTAAAFSYLSFAENRNLSINFTSFMGLFKQTKFYHPGPSIFNISLCDITSPLVGNLFSMQELTICDLHSNNFYGPIPAFTEDTSLLSYLDLSWNNFTGAPPSAFQDLISLQYFDISGNPLMRNEHDTFLFFPDFSRMTKPPHGDNFTCAEGRLTFNNGRIRLDPTFYEYKYCICDHGYYGDKGLCHKCMEGGICNTPTISSPEELKANTMKILKGYWPSPDPKNVTHLVECPVMAACNPTGSCTCHLNTAPHNDKEFEHCGNLGSVSSLITTCNDSCICYPGNSDRFCSRCEQGFYKLGGLCFQCKHGDLIYYYILIPIFSLSFLILLWSFFYLDIRPVKWFAITVLHFSLMLIMMLLEFLPAWLLKLNLVVFVLCMTSRGKNAQSLISIAVFYIQTTDFMVSSVNVWPPKVIAAQSYLSSYWNLVFPSLSCDLPSLFAPVGKLAFLLLLPIVCLTLVGVYFIVMLIYDKYRPIEGRMENVHFKCRQSAFFTLSFSYFPIVQQTLSNLRPCHNDQGVFYMPDEPWIECTSYTYYKLRALGIVSVIFYVIGFPLIVIFLMVRFFPKRKLMTPEDRKKLDVWLGPLYLPYKPKYQQFFEILMLVHRLILAVALSMISSSTLQTFIVWLVLMTSALIQICLQPYEKHPSSPGPPTSNEQMQCKITLHDIFSENLMEPTVLLVLSMSFMVLRFSVLDKSYIGVFVWLVMIINSAVFVTLIGGILYHLVGPKSGRHMNEYTNMDHIESTYSSSDTNEIDGEDAEDGETRPLLPAEAEAGYRLHVNP; via the exons ATGGAGAAATTGGTTCTCTTCCTTTGGTCCGTCCTTATTCACGGTGGGTCATTTAAAGGCTTGCTACATCCTCGTCGAGATTCTTACG GTTTCGATTCCTTCGAGGACATCGAGGGACCTGACTGCCTGAGACGTGTCACCGAATATCCCTCGTTTACATTAGACACATCCTTCACACCACAACAAGAAAGAGAAGTTCTGCTTAACATTTACGCTCGAGCAAATGGGAGAGAATGGTTCATGTCAAGTGGGTGGAATGACTCAACCATGAGTGCACACCACTGCTCCTGGTATGGCGTGACTTGTCATACAAACACATCATACGTAAAAACACTTTCGTTGCCTTACAACAACCTCAATGGGTCCCTTTCATCCAACATCTGGAAGATCCGTAACTTATTCTCCCTTTGTGTACCTGGAAATCCTGGTCTCCATGGAAACATTCAAGACCTTCTATATGGAAATATGAGTAATTTGTTGACTGTTATACTACTCGGATCCTCGTTGACTGGGAACATTCCTGATGACTTTGTCAAAATGACACATCTGCAGAACTTCATCGGAGGCATCATGAAGGGCACAGGATTCTCTGGTCACCTGCCAGATGACATTGGAAACATGACAGACCTGCGACTTCTTTCCATTCCAGGAAATAACTTTACTGGAAAAATACCGACAAGCATCTCTCGATTGAAAAGGCTTGGCCATCTTAACCTCCGAAATAATCCTGGCATGATGCAGGGAAACCTGGATGACTTATTTGCGATTAGCTCGTTGGAAATCTTGTACGTATCCGGAGTTCATCTGAGTGGAAAATTACCCCATGTATTTCCAGAAAATTTAGTGCAAATTTTTTTACCTGGCAACAACATATCAGGAGAGCTCCCCAGGGGTACCAAACCCCCATTATTAAACCTTGCGAATAACCAGCTTACTGGGGATATCCCTGGCCATTGGCTAGTTTCGGGAACAAACACCTCGTTGTTAGACTTGTCACAGAACAAATTTTCATCAATCAACGAAGGAAAACCATGGCCTGATAACTCCACTGCTGCCGCTTTTTCATATCTTTCCTTCGCAGAAAATCGCAACTTGTCAATCAATTTCACGAGCTTTATGGGATTGTTTAAACAAACTAAATTTTATCATCCTGGTCCATCAATTTTTAATATAAGCCTCTGTGACATCACAAGCCCACTTGTTGGCAATTTGTTTTCCATGCAAGAACTGACAATCTGTGATTTACATAGTAATAACTTTTACGGACCAATCCCAGCCTTTACCGAGGATACATCTTTGTTGTCATACCTTGATCTCTCATGGAATAATTTCACTGGGGCTCCTCCAAGTGCATTTCAAGACCTCATTTCTCTACAGTATTTCGACATTTCCGGCAACCCCTTGATGCGAAACGAACACGACACATTTTTGTTCTTTCCAGACTTCTCACGGATGACAAAACCTCCCCATGGAGacaactttacatgtgccgaaggACGTCTTACGTTTAACAATGGACGCATACGTTTAGATCCAACATTTTACGAATACAAGTACTGCATCTGTGATCATGGTTACTATGGGGACAAAGGATTGTGCCATAAGTGTATGGAGGGAGGAATTTGCAATACACCCACCATCAGCTCACCGGAAGAGCTAAAGGCTAACACGATGAAGATCTTGAAAGGCTATTGGCCATCACCCGATCCTAAAAATGTCACTCATTTGGTGGAATGTCCAGTCATGGCTGCTTGCAATCCAACAGGTTCCTGTACTTGTCATCTCAACACTGCGCCCCATAATGACAAAGAATTCGAACACTGTGGCAATCTCGGATCCGTGTCATCGCTCATCACAACTTGTAATGATTCTTGCATCTGCTACCCCGGAAACAGTGACAGATTCTGTTCCCGTTGCGAACAGGGATTCTATAAACTTGGGGGACTTTGCTTTCAGTGCAAACATGGTGATTTAATCTACTATTACATTTTGATCccaattttttctttgtcttttctcATTTTGCTGTGGTCATTTTTTTACTTAGATATTCGTCCCGTGAAATGGTTTGCCATCACTGTCCTTCATTTCTCGTTGATGTTGATCATGATGCTGCTTGAATTTCTTCCTGCATGGCTATTAAAACTAAACTTGGTTGTCTTTGTGCTATGTATGACGAGTAGAGGAAAAAATGCTCAATCGCTAATCAGCATTGCAGTATTTTACATTCAAACAACAGACTTCATGGTTTCCAGCGTCAACGTATGGCCTCCAAAGGTGATTGCAGCTCAAAGTTACTTAAGCAGCTACTGGAATTTGGTCTTTCCTTCACTTTCCTGTGACTTACCCTCCCTGTTTGCTCCAGTTGGAAAGCTTGCTTTTTTGCTTCTCTTACCAATAGTGTGCTTGACATTAGtgggtgtttattttattgttatgctaatttaCGACAAATATCGTCCCATTGAAGGACGCATGGAAAATGTTCACTTCAAATGTCGCCAAAGCGCTTTCTTTACTCTTAGCTTCAGCTACTTTCCAATTGTGCAACAGACACTTTCCAACTTACGTCCATGTCACAACGATCAAGGTGTTTTCTACATGCCAGACGAGCCATGGATAGAGTGCACCTCTTACACCTACTACAAGCTGAGAGCACTTGGCATAGTGTCTGTCATCTTCTATGTGATTGGATTTCCTttgattgtcatctttcttatGGTTCGCTTCTTTCCAAAGAGAAAGTTGATGACTCCCGAAGATCGCAAGAAACTCGACGTCTGGCTTGGACCACTCTACTTACCGTACAAACCAAAATACCAGCAGTTCTTCGAGATCCTCATGCTTGTTCACAGATTGATTCTTGCTGTCGCCTTGTCCATGATTTCGTCATCGACTCTGCAAACGTTTATTGTCTGGCTTGTCCTCATGACTTCGGCTCTTATCCAGATATGTCTACAGCCGTATGAAAAACACCCTAGCAGTCCTGGTCCACCAACTTCAAATGAGCAAATGCAGTGCAAGATCACATTGCATGATATTTTCAGTGAGAATTTGATGGAGCCCACGGTGTTACTTGTGCTTTCCATGTCCTTTATGGTGCTGAGGTTTTCAGTCCTGGACAAAAGTTACATTGGCGTTTTCGTTTGGCTGGTGATGATCATCAATTCAGCAGTCTTTGTCACTCTTATAGGTGGCATCCTGTATCACCTTGTTGGGCCGAAAAGTGGCAGACATATGAATGAATATACCAACATGGATCATATTGAAAGCACTTATTCAAGCAGCGATACAAACGAAATAGATGGAGAGGACGCAGAAGACGGAGAAACAAGGCCTTTGCTACCAGCTGAAGCTGAGGCTGGGTATCGCTTGCATGTTAACCCTTAG
- the LOC136888090 gene encoding putative leucine-rich repeat-containing protein DDB_G0281931, producing MEKLVLFTWSFLIHCGSFKGLRHPRRDSFGFDCFEAVEGPDCLGRVTEYPPFTLDTSFTPQQEREVLLNIYARTNGRGWFMSSGWNDSTMGASHCSWYGVTCHPNTTYVKTLSLPYNNLNGSLPSNIWKIRNLFSLCVPGNPGIHGNIEDLLFGNMSTLLTVVLLGTSLTGNIPDDFVKMKNLQNFIGGVMKGAGFSGHLPDDIGNMTQLRLLSIPGNNFTGKIPKSISRLKRLTHLNLRNNPGMMHGNLDDLFAVKSLFILHVSGVHLRGKLPHAFPENLVQIFLPGNNISGELPRGTKPPLLNLANNQLTGDIPGHWLVSGTNTSLLDLSQNRFSSVNEGKPWPDNSTAGAFSYLSFAGNRNLSINFTSFMRLFNPITHYPASPSILNVSLCDIKSPLLGNLLSMQELTICDLHGNNFYGPVPTFTEDTSLLTYLDLSSNNFTGAPPSAFQDLISLQYFDISGNPLMRNEHDTLSLFIPDFLRMTKPPRGDNFTCAEGRLTFNNGRIRLDPTFYEYKYCICDHGYYGDKGLCHKCMEGGNCNTPTISSPEELKANTMKILKGYWPSPDPRNVTHLVECPVMAACNPTGSCSCRLNTSPHTDNEHSGIRRSVSSLITTCNDSCICYPGNSDRFCSRCQQGFYKLGGLCFQCKHDNLIYYYIFIPIFSFSFLVLFWSLFYLNIRPMKWFAITVLYFSLMLIMMLLEFLPAWAFKLNLVVFVLCMTSRGKNAQSLISVAVFYIQTTDFMVSSVNVWPPKVIAAQSYLSSYWNLVFPSLSCDLPSLFTPVGKLAFLLLLPIVCLTLVGIYFIVMLIYDKYRPIEGCMENVHFKCRQSAFFTLSFSYFPIVQQTLSNLRPCHNDQGVFYMPNEPWIECTSDTYYKLRALGIVSVIFYVVGFPLIVIFLMVRFFPKRNLMTPEDRKKLDVWLGPLYLPYKPKYQQYFEILMLIHRLILAVALSMISSSTLQTFIVWLVLMTSALILLCLQPFQKHPSSTGPPTSNEQMQCKITLQDIFSENVMEPTVLLVLSMSFMVLRFSVLDKSYIGVFVWLVMIINSTVFVTLIGGILYRFVVPKSGTHLNEYANMDQIESTYSSSDTNEIDREDAEDGETRPLLPAEVEAGYHLHVNA from the exons ATGGAGAAACTGGTTCTCTTCACTTGGTCCTTTCTTATTCACTGTGGGTCATTTAAAGGCTTGCGACATCCTCGTCGAGATTCTTTCG GTTTCGATTGCTTCGAGGCCGTCGAGGGACCTGACTGCCTGGGACGCGTCACTGAATATCCCCCGTTTACATTAGACACATCCTTCACACCACAACAAGAAAGAGAAGTTCTGCTTAACATTTACGCTAGAACAAATGGGAGAGGATGGTTCATGTCAAGTGGGTGGAATGACTCAACTATGGGTGCATCCCACTGCTCTTGGTATGGCGTGACTTGTCATCCAAACACAACATACGTAAAAACGCTTTCGTTGCCTTACAACAACCTCAATGGCTCCCTTCCATCCAACATCTGGAAGATCCGTAACTTATTCTCCCTTTGTGTACCTGGAAATCCTGGAATCCATGGCAACATTGAAGACCTTTTATTTGGGAATATGAGTACTTTGTTGACGGTTGTCCTACTTGGAACCTCGTTGACTGGGAACATTCCTGATgactttgtcaaaatgaaaaatctGCAGAACTTCATCGGAGGCGTCATGAAGGGCGCAGGATTCTCTGGTCACCTGCCAGACGACATTGGAAATATGACACAGCTGAGACTTCTTTCCATTCCAGGAAATAACTTTACtggaaaaataccaaaaagCATCTCTCGATTGAAAAGGCTTACGCATCTTAACCTCCGAAATAATCCTGGCATGATGCACGGAAACTTAGATGACTTATTTGCGGTTAAGTCGTTGTTTATATTGCACGTATCCGGAGTTCATCTGAGAGGAAAATTACCCCATGCATTTCCAGAAAATTTAGTGCAAATTTTCTTACCTGGCAACAACATATCAGGAGAGCTCCCCAGGGGTACCAAACCACCATTATTAAACCTTGCGAACAACCAGCTTACTGGGGATATCCCTGGTCATTGGCTAGTTTCGGGAACAAACACCTCGTTGTTAGATTTGTCACAGAATAGATTTTCATCAGTCAACGAAGGAAAACCATGGCCCGATAACTCCACTGCTGGCGCTTTTTCGTATCTATCCTTCGCAGGAAATCGCAACTTGTCCATCAATTTCACGAGCTTTATGAGACTGTTTAATCCAATAACACACTATCCTGCTAGCCCATCAATTTTGAATGTAAGCCTTTGTGACATCAAAAGCCCACTTCTTGGAAATTTGCTTTCCATGCAAGAACTGACAATCTGTGATTTACATGGTAATAACTTTTACGGACCAGTTCCAACCTTTACCGAGGATACCTCTTTGTTGACATACCTTGATCTCTCTTCGAATAATTTCACAGGTGCTCCTCCAAGTGCATTTCAAGACCTCATTTCTCTACAGTATTTCGACATTTCCGGCAACCCCTTGATGCGAAACGAACACGACACTTTATCTTTGTTCATCCCTGACTTCTTACGGATGACAAAACCTCCCCGTGGAGacaactttacatgtgccgaaggACGTCTTACGTTTAACAATGGGCGCATACGTTTAGATCCAACATTTTACGAATACAAGTACTGCATCTGTGATCATGGTTACTATGGGGATAAAGGGCTGTGCCATAAGTGTATGGAGGGAGGAAATTGCAATACACCCACCATCAGCTCACCGGAAGAGCTAAAGGCTAACACGATGAAGATCTTGAAAGGTTATTGGCCATCACCCGATCCTAGAAATGTCACCCATTTAGTGGAGTGTCCAGTGATGGCTGCTTGCAATCCAACAGGTTCCTGTAGTTGTCGTCTCAACACATCGCCCCATACTGACAACGAACACTCTGGTATTCGCCGATCCGTGTCGTCGCTCATCACAACTTGTAATGATTCTTGCATCTGCTACCCCGGAAACAGTGACAGGTTCTGTTCCCGTTGCCAACAGGGATTCTATAAACTTGGGGGACTTTGCTTTCAGTGCAAACATGATAACTTAATCTACTACTACATTTTCattccaattttttctttctcttttctcgttttgttttggtcatTATTTTACTTAAACATCCGTCCCATGAAATGGTTTGCCATCACTGTCCTTTATTTCTCGTTGATGTTGATCATGATGCTGCTTGAATTTCTTCCTGCATGGGCCTTTAAATTAAACTTGGTTGTCTTTGTGCTGTGTATGACGAGCAGAGGAAAAAATGCTCAATCGCTTATCAGCGTTGCAGTATTTTACATTCAAACAACAGACTTCATGGTTTCCAGCGTCAACGTATGGCCTCCAAAGGTGATTGCAGCTCAAAGTTATTTAAGTAGCTACTGGAACTTGGTCTTTCCTTCACTTTCCTGTGATTTACCTTCCCTCTTTACTCCAGTTGGAAAGCTTGCTTTTTTGCTTCTCTTACCAATAGTGTGCTTGACATTGGTGGGTATCTATTTCATTGTTATGCTAATTTACGATAAATATCGTCCCATCGAAGGATGCATGGAAAATGTTCACTTCAAATGTCGCCAAAGCGCTTTCTTTACTCTTAGCTTCAGCTACTTTCCAATTGTGCAGCAGACACTTTCCAACTTACGTCCATGTCACAACGATCAAGGTGTTTTCTACATGCCAAACGAGCCATGGATAGAGTGCACCTCAGACACCTACTACAAGCTGAGAGCACTTGGCATAGTGTCTGTCATCTTCTATGTGGTTGGATTTCCTttgattgtcatctttcttatGGTTCGCTTCTTTCCAAAGAGAAACTTGATGACTCCCGAAGATCGCAAGAAACTCGACGTGTGGCTTGGACCACTCTACTTACCGTACAAACCAAAATACCAGCAGTACTTCGAGATCCTCATGCTTATTCACAGATTGATTCTTGCTGTCGCCTTGTCCATGATTTCGTCATCGACTTTGCAAACCTTTATTGTTTGGCTTGTCCTCATGACGTCGGCTCTTATCCTGTTATGTCTACAGCCGTTTCAAAAACACCCTAGCAGTACTGGTCCACCAACTTCAAATGAGCAAATGCAGTGCAAGATCACATTGCAAGATATTTTCAGTGAGAATGTGATGGAGCCCACGGTGTTACTTGTGCTTTCCATGTCTTTTATGGTGCTTAGGTTTTCGGTTCTGGACAAAAGTTACATTGGCGTTTTCGTTTGGCTGGTGATGATCATCAATTCAACAGTGTTTGTCACTCTTATAGGTGGCATCCTATATCGCTTTGTTGTGCCGAAAAGTGGCACACATCTGAATGAATATGCCAACATGGATCAGATTGAAAGCACTTATTCAAGCAGCGACACAAACGAAATAGATCGAGAGGATGCAGAGGACGGAGAAACAAGGCCCTTGCTACCGGCTGAAGTTGAAGCTGGGTACCACTTGCATGTTAATGCGTAG
- the LOC136887969 gene encoding putative leucine-rich repeat-containing protein DDB_G0281931, which yields MIDTTLGPDYMSHAGPVSRAASVCRDDFQPGITRAFGVFERNEGHDCLNRVMEYPLFTFDTSFTPEQEREVLLSIYARTNGKGWFRSSGWNESTVGASHCSWYGVTCHPNTSYVKTIVLAFNNLNGSLPSNIWKIRNLFSLCVPGNPDLGGEIKDFLFGNMSNLLTIVFNGASLTGNIPNEFTKLTNLQNFLGCLMKGKGFSGHLPDDIGNMTEMRLLCLGGNNFTGKIPRSISRLKRLYYLDLRNTPGMMHGNLNDLFSISSLEILSASGVHLSGELPRKFPENLTQIFLPGNNISGELPRGTRPRFLNLAKNQLTGDIPGHWLVSGSGNSMLDLSQNKFSSINEGKPWPDGSTAASFSYLSLAENRNLSINFTSFMGLFTTNNSYVSGPSIFNVSFCDIKSPLVGALFYMAALTICDLHGNNFYGPIPTFAQDTSLLSHLDLSSNNLTGAPPRAIQDLLSLQYFDISRNPLMRYEHDTSSFFIPDFLRMTKPSQGDNFTCAEGRLPFNNGRIRLDPTFYEYKYCICDQDYYGDRGLCHKCMEGGICNKPTIISPEELRPTTMKILKGYWPSPDPKNATHLVECPVTAACNPKGSCLCHLNTSPHHDNQHSVIQRPLSSRETCCDQSCVCYPGNTDRFCSRCQQGFYKLGGLCFQCKHGDLIYYYIFIPIFSLSFLVLFWSLFYFDIRPMKWFAVTVLHFSLMLIMMLLEFLPAWLLKLNLVFFVLCTTSRGKNAQSLISIAVFYIQTTDFMVSSVNVWPPKVITAQSYLSSYWNLVFPSLSCDLPSLFTPVGKLAFLLLLPIVCLTLVGVYFIVMLIYDKYRPLEERMENVHFKCRQSAFFSLSFSYFPIVKQTLSNLRPCHNDQSVFYMPNEPWIECTSDTYYKLRALGIVSVIFYVIGFPLIVIFLLVRFFPKRSLMTPEDRKKLDVWLGPLYLPYKPKYQQYFEILMLIRRLILAVALSMISPSTLQTFLVWLVLMTSALIQICLQPYQKHSSNIDPPTSHQQKKRKITLKGIFSENVMEPTVLLVLSMSFMVLRFSVLDKSYIGVFVWLVMIINSIVFVTLLGGILYRFVVPKSGTHLNEYANMDQIESTYSSSDTNEIDREDAEDGETRPLLPAEVEAGYHLHVNA from the exons ATGATCGATACAACACtagggcctgattatatgagccacgctggcccggttagccgggctgctTCGGTTTGCCGAGAtgactttcagcccggtattacaagag CTTTTGGTGTGTTCGAGCGCAATGAGGGACATGACTGTCTGAACCGCGTCATGGAATATCCCTTGTTTACTTTCGACACATCTTTCACACCAGAACAAGAAAGAGAAGTTCTGCTTAGCATTTACGCTCGAACAAACGGGAAAGGATGGTTCCGGTCAAGTGGGTGGAATGAATCAACTGTGGGTGCATCCCACTGCTCCTGGTATGGTGTGACTTGTCATCCAAACACATCATATGTGAAAACAATTGTGCTGGCTTTCAATAACCTCAATGGCTCCCTTCCATCGAACATCTGGAAGATCCGCAATTTATTCTCTCTATGTGTACCTGGAAATCCTGATCTTGGAGGGGAAATTAAAGACTTTCTCTTTGGAAATATGAGCAATTTGTTGACTATCGTATTTAACGGAGCCTCGTTGACGGGGAATATTCCTAACGAGTTTACAAAATTGACAAATCTGCAAAACTTCCTCGGATGCCTCATGAAGGGCAAAGGATTCTCTGGTCACTTGCCAGACGACATCGGAAACATGACAGAGATGCGACTTCTTTGCCTCGGGGGAAATAACTTCACTGGAAAAATACCAAGAAGCATCAGTCGATTGAAAAGGCTGTATTATCTTGACCTGCGAAATACTCCAGGGATGATGCATGGAAACTTGAATGACTTATTTTCAATTAGCTCGTTGGAAATCTTGTCTGCATCCGGAGTTCATCTCAGTGGAGAATTACCTCGTAAGTTTCCAGAAAACTTGACGCAAATTTTCTTACCTGGAAACAACATATCAGGAGAGCTCCCAAGGGGCACCAGACCACGATTTTTAAACCTTGCAAAGAATCAACTTACAGGGGATATCCCAGGTCATTGGCTAGTTTCGGGATCAGGCAACTCTATGTTAGATTTGTCACAGAACAAGTTTTCATCTATTAACGAAGGAAAACCATGGCCAGATGGTTCCACTGCCGCCAGTTTTTCCTACCTCTCCCTCGCAGAAAATCGCAACTTATCAATCAATTTCACAAGCTTTATGGGATTGTTTACAACCAATAACAGTTACGTTTCTGGCCCATCAATTTTTAATGTAAGCTTTTGTGACATCAAAAGCCCACTAGTTGGAGCTCTGTTTTACATGGCAGCATTGACAATTTGTGATTTACATGGTAATAACTTCTACGGACCAATCCCAACTTTTGCCCAGGATACCTCTTTGTTATCACACCTTGATCTctcttcaaataatttgacaGGTGCCCCTCCAAGGGCAATTCAAGACCTCCTTTCTCTACAGTATTTCGACATTTCCAGGAATCCCTTGATGCGATATGAACACGATACTTCATCCTTCTTCATCCCTGACTTCTTGCGGATGACAAAACCTTCTCAAGGAGACAACTTTACATGCGCGGAAGGACGTCTTCCTTTTAACAATGGACGCATACGTCTCGATCCAACATTTTACGAATACAAGTACTGTATCTGTGATCAAGATTACTATGGGGACAGAGGGCTGTGCCATAAGTGCATGGAGGGAGGAATTTGCAATAAACCCACCATCATCTCACCAGAAGAGTTAAGGCCAACCACAATGAAGATCTTGAAAGGTTATTGGCCATCACCTGATCCTAAAAATGCCACTCATTTGGTGGAATGTCCAGTGACGGCTGCTTGCAATCCTAAAGGTTCCTGCCTCTGTCATCTCAACACATCGCCCCATCATGACAACCAACACTCTGTTATTCAGAGACCTCTGTCGTCGCGCGAAACATGTTGTGATCAGTCTTGTGTCTGCTACCCTGGAAACACTGACAGATTCTGTTCCCGTTGCCAACAGGGATTTTATAAACTTGGGGGACTTTGCTTTCAGTGCAAACATGGTGATTTAATCTACTATTACATTTTCAttccaattttttctttgtcatttctCGTTTTGTTCTGGTCACTATTTTACTTCGACATCCGTCCAATGAAATGGTTTGCCGTCACTGTCCTTCATTTCTCGTTGATGTTGATCATGATGCTGCTTGAATTTCTTCCTGCATGgctattaaaattaaatttggtTTTCTTTGTGCTGTGTACGACGAGCAGAGGAAAAAACGCGCAATCGCTTATCAGCATTGCAGTATTTTACATCCAAACAACAGACTTCATGGTTTCCAGCGTCAACGTATGGCCTCCAAAGGTGATTACAGCTCAAAGCTATTTAAGTAGCTACTGGAACTTGGTCTTTCCCTCACTTTCCTGTGACTTACCCTCCCTGTTTACTCCAGTTGGAAAGCTTGCTTTCTTACTTCTCTTACCAATAGTGTGCTTGACATTGGTGGGtgtttatttcattgttatGCTAATCTACGACAAATATCGTCCCCTCGAAGAACGCATGGAAAATGTCCACTTCAAATGTCGCCAAAGCGCTTTCTTTAGTCTCAGCTTCAGCTACTTTCCAATTGTGAAGCAGACACTTTCCAATTTACGTCCTTGTCACAACGATcagagtgttttctacatgccaAACGAGCCATGGATAGAGTGCACCTCAGACACCTACTACAAGCTGAGAGCACTTGGCATAGTGTCTGTCATCTTCTATGTGATTGGATTTCCTTTGATTGTCATTTTCCTTCTGGTTCGCTTCTTTCCAAAGAGAAGCTTAATGACTCCCGAAGATCGCAAGAAACTCGATGTGTGGCTCGGACCACTCTATTTACCGTACAAACCAAAATACCAGCAATACTTCGAGATCCTCATGCTTATTCGCCGATTGATTCTTGCCGTAGCCTTGTCCATGATTTCGCCATCGACTCTGCAAACGTTCCTGGTTTGGCTTGTTCTTATGACGTCGGCTCTTATCCAGATATGTCTACAGCCGTATCAAAAACACTCTAGCAATATTGATCCACCAACTTCACATCAGCAAAAGAAGCGCAAGATCACATTGAAAGGCATTTTCAGTGAGAATGTGATGGAGCCCACAGTGTTACTTGTGCTTTCCATGTCATTTATGGTGCTAAGGTTTTCGGTCCTGGACAAAAGTTACATTGGCGTTTTCGTTTGGCTGGTGATGATCATCAATTCAATAGTCTTTGTGACTCTTCTCGGTGGCATCCTCTATCGCTTTGTTGTGCCGAAAAGTGGCACACATCTGAATGAATATGCCAACATGGATCAGATTGAAAGCACCTATTCAAGTAGCGACACAAACGAAATAGATCGAGAAGATGCAGAAGACGGAGAAACAAGGCCTTTGCTACCAGCTGAAGTTGAGGCTGGGTACCACTTGCATGTTAATGCTTAG